In Gossypium arboreum isolate Shixiya-1 chromosome 5, ASM2569848v2, whole genome shotgun sequence, a single genomic region encodes these proteins:
- the LOC108449910 gene encoding KH domain-containing protein At2g38610-like — protein MSGLYNSNFSPARAASPQIRSTPEVESQYLSELLAEHQKLGPFLQVLPICSRLLNQEIFRVSGMMSNQGFGDFDRLRHRSPSPMASSNLMSNVYGTGLGSWNSLPQERLSGPPGVTMDWQGAPASPSSYTVKRILRLEIPVDTYPTFNFVGRLLGPRGNSLKRVEATTGCRVYIRGKGSIKDPDKEEKLRGRPGYEHLNDPLHILIEADLPANVVDIRLRQAQEIIEELLKPVDESQDFIKRQQLRELAMLNSNFREESPGPSGSVSPFNSSGMKRPKTGY, from the exons ATGTCAGGTCTGTACAATTCCAACTTCTCACCTGCAAGAGCTGCTTCTCCTCAAATTAGAAGCACTCCAGAGGTTGAGAG TCAGTACTTATCAGAGCTGTTGGCAGAGCATCAAAAGCTTGGACCTTTCTTGCAAGTTCTTCCGATATGTAGCCGCCTGCTAAATCAAG AGATATTTCGGGTCTCGGGGATGATGTCTAACCAAGGATTTGGCGACTTTGACCGGTTGAGGCATAGAAGCCCCAGTCCTATGGCTTCTTCAAACCTTATGTCAAATGTCTATGGGACAGGATTAGGCAGCTGGAATAGTCTTCCTCAAGAG AGACTAAGTGGACCTCCTGGAGTGACAATGGACTGGCAAGGTGCTCCAGCAAGCCCAAGTTCATACACTGTGAAGAGGATTTTGCGTCTTGAAATTCCTGTTGATACATATCCAACA ttcaattttgttGGTCGACTTCTAGGCCCTAGAGGCAATTCATTAAAGCGGGTAGAAGCTACTACTGGCTGTCGTGTATACATTAGAGGCAAAGGATCAATAAAGGATCCGGACAAG GAAGAGAAGCTGAGAGGTCGGCCTGGATATGAGCACCTGAATGATCCTCTCCACATTTTGATTGAGGCTGATTTACCTGCTAATGTTGTTGATATAAGGCTTAGACAGGCGCAGGAAATCATAGAAGAATTACTCAAACCTGTG GATGAGTCGCAAGATTTTATTAAGAGGCAGCAACTACGTGAACTGGCAATGCTAAATTCGAATTTCAGAGAGGAGAGTCCTGGTCCAAGTGGTAGTGTTTCTCCTTTTAATTCCAGTGGAATGAAGCGCCCCAAAACAGGATACTGA